Proteins co-encoded in one Lysobacter solisilvae genomic window:
- the recF gene encoding DNA replication/repair protein RecF (All proteins in this family for which functions are known are DNA-binding proteins that assist the filamentation of RecA onto DNA for the initiation of recombination or recombinational repair.): protein MRVTRLDLRHLRRFTDVSLRPGPGLNLITGDNGAGKTSVLEGLHLMAYGRSFRGRVRDGLVEAGAPALEVFVEWDEAARGRRPAALPMVAEPTWRSRKAGLRHSGQDWTGRLDGQAVGHLGELCAALAVVSFDPGSHALVSGGSEHRRRYLDWGLFHVEPEFLPLWRRYARALKQRNALLKARARDAQLDAWDQELGEAGEALTRHRQLYLDALVPGFEALMAELASHLGPVGLRYLPGWRREEMSLADALLLARDRDLVSGHTTVGPHRADWALQLSSLPGREALSRGQAKLTALAALLAQAEHYAADRGEWPVVALDDLASELDRAHQARVLRHLVASGAQVFITGTEAPAALAGLDAPLTLFHVEQGQLLPVQPA from the coding sequence ATGCGCGTCACCCGCCTCGACCTTCGCCACCTGCGCCGCTTCACCGATGTGAGCCTGCGGCCCGGGCCTGGCCTGAACCTGATCACCGGCGACAATGGCGCCGGCAAGACCAGCGTGCTCGAAGGCCTGCATCTGATGGCCTACGGGCGCAGTTTCCGGGGCCGCGTCCGCGACGGTCTGGTCGAGGCGGGCGCGCCGGCGCTGGAGGTCTTCGTCGAATGGGACGAAGCGGCCCGTGGCCGCCGCCCCGCGGCCCTGCCGATGGTGGCCGAACCGACCTGGCGCAGCCGCAAGGCAGGGCTTCGCCATTCCGGCCAGGACTGGACCGGGCGCCTGGACGGCCAGGCCGTGGGTCATCTGGGCGAGCTCTGCGCCGCCCTGGCCGTGGTCAGCTTCGATCCCGGCAGCCACGCGCTGGTCAGTGGCGGCAGCGAACACCGCCGACGCTACCTCGACTGGGGCTTGTTCCACGTGGAACCTGAGTTCCTACCCCTCTGGCGGCGCTATGCCCGGGCGCTCAAGCAACGCAATGCCCTGCTCAAGGCCCGGGCGCGGGATGCCCAGCTGGATGCCTGGGACCAGGAGTTGGGCGAGGCCGGCGAGGCCCTGACCCGGCATCGGCAGCTCTACCTCGACGCCCTGGTCCCGGGGTTCGAGGCACTCATGGCCGAACTGGCCTCCCATCTGGGCCCCGTGGGGCTGCGCTACCTGCCCGGCTGGCGCCGCGAGGAGATGTCCCTCGCCGACGCACTGCTGCTCGCCCGCGACCGCGACCTGGTCAGCGGCCATACGACGGTGGGCCCGCACCGGGCGGACTGGGCGCTGCAGCTGTCCAGCCTGCCCGGCCGGGAAGCCCTGTCCCGGGGTCAGGCGAAGCTGACTGCCCTGGCCGCCCTGCTCGCCCAGGCCGAGCATTACGCGGCCGACCGCGGCGAGTGGCCCGTGGTCGCTCTGGATGACCTGGCCTCCGAGCTCGACCGGGCGCACCAGGCCCGCGTGCTCCGCCATCTGGTCGCCAGTGGCGCCCAGGTATTCATCACCGGCACCGAGGCACCGGCGGCCCTGGCCGGACTCGACGCCCCTTTGACGCTGTTCCACGTGGAACAAGGGCAACTGCTGCCTGTCCAGCCAGCCTGA